One Cystobacter ferrugineus genomic window, ACAGCCGCTCCCCATGCATCGTCCTTGCTGGATGGCCGGGTCATGAAAACACACGAGTGGCGAGTCGCACTGCGCATCTGCCTGACAAGGCTGGTGGAGCGTGGGACGCTCGCGAAACTCAACGGGGGACAACCACGGAGCGAAGCGCCATCCCTCGACCACGCGCTCACCGGGAGCACGGCCCCAGAGAAAGAGGAGCAGGAGGAGAGGAAAGATCACCAGGCTCCCGGCAAGAACCGGCAGCACGGCCCGCCTCATCATGGCCGGCCCCCCATGCCCGGAAGGAGCCGTCCGTCCACTGCTCGCAAGCGTTTCCCTTTCTGCGGATGCATGGTCCAACACACATTAGTGGGAAACAGGACCATCAGGCGACATCAACCGTCACCCCGAATGAGCCACGAAGTAATATCTCTTCATGCCGGGAAAGAACAGCCCACGACGCTCGGGCAACCGCCATGCCGCGCGTCACGCCACCTCATGCGCCATGATATTCACGAGTCTAGCTCTGGGGGCATGCCTGGACGTGGGGGGTGGCCCTGAATGCACCCCCGCAGACACCACACACAGCTGCTGCGTGAAGAACAATCCCACCCGGCCAGAGGTTTGCGACGGACGAGAAAGTGTGACCAATGGACTTGTTGGCCGAAAGGTAGCAGTTGTGGCTACCCTCGCCTTGTCTCTCAACGATGTGGACACATTCCAGGCCGCGCAGCCCGAAATCGAAGACATCCTGATGAAATGCGCACGTCTGGCGGAAGACGAAGTCAATCGCCTTCATCTGGGAGGAAGAACAACCCGCAAAGAGGAATGCGACAAGGAGATAGAGAAGAAGCCCGACGGAAGCACTGTCACCCAAGCCATGCGATGGGGGCTTGAAAAGCACCGCATCGCACGAGCATGCGTGGAGAAACACCTCGGGCAACGAATCCCAGGTTTCTTCAGCCTGGAGCGACGCTATCGCTACGATCTCTCAACGGGACAAAAGAGCCTCGTGAACAAGGAAGAAATCGACCGTCTGATGCAGCGAGGGAAAGGAAACGACCTGATCGGCACACTCGAACCCGACGTCGTCATCCATTCGGGAGATCCGCTGCGACCGTGGGCGGTTTACGATTTCAAGTTCCCCTGCCCGGAGGACAATCCGCCCTCTTGGAGTCGATACCCCAGCGGACACCCCTACCAGGGAAGATCGCAGGGTGAGATGTATGGCAAAGTACTTGGCAAACCCGCCGCACGCGTAGCACCTGGATGGGGCATCATCCGGAGTTCGACATGGTGAGAACCCGCTATCCGCGCCTCCGGGAGACACGGCCCCATGGACAATGCGTGCTGCGAGAGGGTCTCCTGCTCTGCTTCTTCATGAAGCGTCCCCACGAGGAACTATCACGGGCCATCACGGCGGCCCTGGACCTCTACCGCGAGGCGATAGAGCCCGGGCAGCTCGGCTGGTACGTGAACATGGGCGGAGACGTCGACCCGGTGGAACACAAGGGTTGGGCAGGAGCCATTCAAGCCCTGAACGACGAACGTTGGGCGCGCGTCCGCGAGGAGTTGCGTGCCCCCACTGGCTGCCTCATTCAATTGCAAGAACAGTCCAATGAGGCAGGAGGCTTTCGCTTCGAATACCTCGGCCGGGAGCGCGACGACATCAACCTCCCGGGATTCGTGAGCACGGTCTCCTTCTGGCTTCCCACTGAGTACCTGGAAGCACACGGACCCTCCCACGTGAAGGAACTGGCCAAGGCGCTCGCTCGTAAACTCCCCCTCGATTCGGGCTACGCCAACCTCGCCTTCAACTACCTCGTGGAAGCGGACTTCGTCACCCGGTTCATCCGAGAGCACTGTATGGAATACCCAGGAATGGATATCCCCCATGTGGACATCTCCAGGTCCCTGGGGTCGAAGGTGAAGGGAGCCTATTGGCTGAACTTCTACGGACAGCCTCTGCTCGAACAGCTCGGTGGAAGCGAACACCTCCAAACTCGACTGGAGCAGCCCGACATCTCCACTGAGGAGTTGGGCGCGGGGAAGATGCTGGTGTCGTTGGGAGAATGGCCAGAAATGGGCGAGTCACGGGGGTATCGTCTCCTGGCTCGGGAGCTGAAACCCCTCCTGCATGAGGAACAACCCGGTTGGTTCGGGTTCTCGCGAGACCAACTCCAGCGCTGGCAACGCCGGTACCTCGATTGAGCCAGGAGTCACCCCGCGGCCCGCCGCGCGGTGGGGCCCAGCTCCGAGGAGCGCGCGGCCCGCCGGAGCGCCTGCGGAGGCTGTCCGAACAGCCGGATGAAGGCCCGGCGCATCCGCTCCGGATCCGAGAAGCCCACTGCCTAGAACTGCGACTGCCCTCCCGGCCGCCGATGGTAGACCACCCCAGCTCGCGCGCATGGTGCGTGAGGCCTCGACTCCGAGCTCCTCCTCGAGCAGCGCGAGCGCGAGATCGATGCCCGCGCTGGCTCCGGCCGAGGTCAGATCGGGATCTACGTCCTTTCCGCCACGACTCTAAAAGAAGAGAGTGCATCCCACCAAACCACGGAGACCCCGGCATGAACCCGCCGCTCGTCATCGTCTTTCCCCTCTTCAAGCGCGT contains:
- a CDS encoding type VI immunity family protein; the protein is MLREGLLLCFFMKRPHEELSRAITAALDLYREAIEPGQLGWYVNMGGDVDPVEHKGWAGAIQALNDERWARVREELRAPTGCLIQLQEQSNEAGGFRFEYLGRERDDINLPGFVSTVSFWLPTEYLEAHGPSHVKELAKALARKLPLDSGYANLAFNYLVEADFVTRFIREHCMEYPGMDIPHVDISRSLGSKVKGAYWLNFYGQPLLEQLGGSEHLQTRLEQPDISTEELGAGKMLVSLGEWPEMGESRGYRLLARELKPLLHEEQPGWFGFSRDQLQRWQRRYLD